The following proteins come from a genomic window of Spirochaetota bacterium:
- the araA gene encoding L-arabinose isomerase, with product MNALKEKQVWFVTGSQHLYGAETLRQVAKNAKEIADSLAAEKEIPVSIVFKQVVTTASEIERVLVEANSAAECIGLIFWMHTFSPAKMWIAGLSRLNKPFVHLHTQYNRDIPWSTIDMDFMNLNQAAHGDREFGFLCTRMKKRRKVVVGFWKDPRVVHELAVWSRAAAGYNALRTMKVARFGDNMREVAVTEGDKVEAQMKLGVSVNGFGIGDLAATIQAVSDADIKKLIDEYQADYDVEPALLPSGAKHASLKEAARIEAGMRAFLTRGGFSAFTTTFEDLYGLGQLPGLAVQRLMADGFGFGAEGDWKTAALLAALKVMDEGLFGGTSFMEDYTYHLDGSGMVLGAHMLEVCPSIATAKPSLSIHPLGIGGKADPVRLIFTAAAGEALNASLIDMGNRFRLILNAVATVLPSQEMPKLPVARALWKPHPNLPTAAQAWILAGGAHHTVYSRALTMEHLIDLAEMAGIECLCIDADTDIRSFKNELALTEVLAG from the coding sequence ATGAACGCACTGAAAGAAAAACAGGTCTGGTTCGTCACCGGCAGCCAGCATCTCTACGGGGCTGAGACGCTCCGTCAGGTGGCGAAGAACGCAAAGGAGATAGCCGATTCGCTCGCGGCAGAGAAAGAGATACCCGTGTCAATTGTCTTCAAACAGGTGGTGACGACCGCTTCGGAGATCGAGCGTGTTCTTGTCGAGGCGAACAGTGCAGCGGAATGCATCGGCCTCATCTTCTGGATGCATACATTCTCGCCGGCGAAGATGTGGATAGCAGGGCTTTCACGCCTCAATAAACCGTTCGTACATCTTCATACGCAGTATAATCGCGATATTCCCTGGTCGACCATCGATATGGATTTCATGAACCTGAACCAGGCCGCCCACGGCGACCGAGAATTCGGCTTTCTCTGCACACGCATGAAAAAGCGGCGGAAGGTCGTCGTCGGTTTCTGGAAGGACCCCCGCGTCGTGCATGAACTCGCCGTCTGGTCTCGCGCCGCAGCGGGATACAATGCGCTTCGCACGATGAAGGTGGCACGCTTCGGCGATAATATGCGCGAGGTAGCCGTCACCGAAGGGGACAAGGTGGAAGCGCAGATGAAGCTCGGTGTATCCGTCAACGGCTTCGGCATAGGTGATCTCGCGGCCACGATACAGGCGGTATCGGATGCGGATATAAAAAAGCTCATCGATGAATATCAGGCAGACTATGATGTGGAGCCGGCATTACTTCCGTCGGGCGCGAAACATGCGTCGCTCAAGGAAGCGGCACGCATCGAGGCCGGTATGCGGGCATTTCTTACGCGCGGGGGATTTTCCGCGTTCACGACGACATTCGAGGACCTGTACGGGCTTGGTCAGCTTCCCGGACTTGCCGTGCAGCGCCTCATGGCCGACGGATTCGGTTTCGGTGCCGAGGGCGATTGGAAAACTGCAGCGCTGCTCGCCGCGTTAAAGGTGATGGACGAAGGGCTTTTCGGCGGCACATCGTTCATGGAGGATTATACGTATCATCTGGACGGGAGCGGCATGGTACTCGGTGCGCATATGCTCGAGGTATGTCCCTCGATAGCGACCGCGAAGCCATCGCTTTCGATACATCCCCTCGGTATCGGCGGCAAGGCCGACCCTGTGCGATTGATATTCACCGCAGCGGCGGGCGAAGCGCTCAACGCATCGCTCATCGATATGGGGAACCGATTCCGTCTCATACTGAACGCCGTAGCGACGGTATTGCCTTCGCAGGAAATGCCGAAGCTGCCGGTCGCTCGCGCCCTGTGGAAGCCGCATCCGAATCTCCCGACGGCGGCACAGGCATGGATACTCGCCGGCGGCGCGCATCATACGGTATACAGCCGCGCGCTTACGATGGAGCATCTCATTGATCTTGCAGAAATGGCGGGGATAGAATGTCTGTGCATCGACGCGGATACGGATATTCGTTCGTTCAAGAACGAACTGGCGCTGACGGAAGTGCTGGCCGGGTAG
- a CDS encoding ribulokinase, with product MAVKDRVLGVDYGSDSVRAVICDARTGKELGSAVSYYKRWKQGKYCAPAKNQFRQHPLDYIEGLIAAVKGAAKRAGTSAVRSIRGMAVDTTGSTPVAVDKSGTPLALTNAFAENPNAMFVLWKDHTAVKEAEEINALAKKWSIDHTKYSGGIYSSEWFFSKILHVLRADAKVREAAFSWVEHCDWLPALLTGNTDPLTLKRSRCAAGHKAMWHADFGGLPSEEFLAALDPLLAGIRKRLFTDTYTSDVSAGTLTPEWAAKLGLPVGIPVSVGAFDAHMGAVGGMIGPYTLSKVMGTSTCDMLIAPNAEVGGKLIKGICGQVDGSIIPGMLGMEAGQSAFGDVYAWFKKLLLWPTQTILGRSKSLSKKAKAKIIDEVSDALIVELSRSAEKMPVGDTGLVALDWLNGRRTPDADQLLTGAVTGLTLGTDAPMIFRALVEATAFGAKKIVDRFEAEGVPIKSVIALGGIAKKSSFVMQTVCDVLGRPIKVAQSDQACALGASMFAAVAAGLYRTVDDAQRAMGGGFSKEYKPDAKRTEAYRALYEKYTKLGEFVESRTR from the coding sequence ATGGCTGTGAAGGATCGTGTACTCGGTGTTGATTACGGAAGCGATTCTGTCCGAGCGGTCATCTGCGATGCCCGGACCGGGAAAGAGCTCGGGAGCGCCGTGTCGTACTACAAACGATGGAAGCAGGGAAAGTATTGTGCGCCGGCGAAGAATCAGTTCCGTCAGCATCCGCTCGACTACATCGAGGGACTCATTGCTGCGGTGAAAGGTGCAGCAAAGCGTGCAGGTACATCGGCCGTCCGCTCGATACGCGGCATGGCTGTCGACACAACCGGATCAACGCCGGTAGCGGTGGACAAGAGCGGCACACCGCTTGCCCTTACCAACGCATTTGCGGAAAACCCCAATGCGATGTTCGTGCTCTGGAAGGATCACACCGCGGTGAAAGAGGCAGAAGAGATCAATGCGCTCGCAAAAAAGTGGAGCATCGATCACACGAAATATTCCGGCGGCATCTACTCATCGGAATGGTTCTTCTCAAAAATACTCCATGTGCTCCGCGCCGATGCGAAGGTCCGTGAAGCGGCGTTCTCATGGGTCGAGCATTGCGACTGGCTCCCGGCGCTCCTCACCGGCAATACGGACCCGCTCACGCTCAAGCGAAGCCGCTGCGCCGCGGGACACAAGGCGATGTGGCACGCGGATTTCGGCGGATTGCCGTCGGAGGAATTCCTTGCTGCGCTCGATCCGCTCCTTGCCGGGATACGCAAACGGCTTTTCACCGACACCTATACATCCGATGTATCTGCGGGAACGCTCACGCCCGAATGGGCTGCAAAGCTCGGTCTTCCCGTCGGCATTCCCGTTTCCGTCGGTGCATTCGACGCGCATATGGGCGCCGTCGGCGGGATGATAGGACCGTACACGCTCTCGAAGGTGATGGGGACATCGACCTGCGATATGCTCATCGCACCGAATGCGGAAGTCGGCGGAAAGCTCATCAAAGGCATTTGCGGGCAGGTCGACGGCTCGATAATCCCCGGCATGCTCGGCATGGAAGCGGGACAGAGCGCGTTCGGCGATGTGTATGCATGGTTCAAGAAACTGCTGCTGTGGCCGACACAGACCATTCTCGGCAGATCGAAGTCGCTCTCGAAAAAAGCAAAAGCGAAGATCATCGATGAGGTATCGGATGCGCTCATCGTCGAGCTGTCAAGATCAGCGGAGAAGATGCCTGTCGGTGATACCGGTCTTGTTGCGCTTGATTGGCTCAACGGCCGCCGTACGCCTGATGCGGATCAGCTTCTTACCGGCGCTGTTACGGGCCTTACTCTCGGCACGGATGCGCCGATGATATTCCGCGCGCTCGTTGAAGCAACCGCCTTCGGTGCGAAAAAGATAGTCGATCGCTTTGAGGCGGAGGGCGTGCCGATAAAAAGCGTCATCGCGCTGGGCGGCATTGCTAAGAAATCATCATTCGTCATGCAGACAGTATGCGATGTGCTCGGGCGCCCCATCAAAGTGGCTCAGTCCGATCAGGCCTGCGCGCTCGGCGCCTCTATGTTCGCTGCTGTCGCGGCAGGATTGTACCGAACGGTGGATGATGCGCAGCGTGCAATGGGAGGCGGTTTCTCGAAGGAATACAAGCCCGACGCGAAACGCACCGAGGCGTATCGCGCGCTCTATGAAAAGTACACGAAGCTCGGAGAATTCGTGGAAAGCCGGACGAGGTGA
- the rfaE2 gene encoding D-glycero-beta-D-manno-heptose 1-phosphate adenylyltransferase has translation MSVEKIIRREELAPLLAAVRREGKRVVFTNGCFDILHRGHVDYLAEARSLGELLVVALNDDASVVRLKGPTRPVNKLADRMAVIAALESVRFVTWFTEDTPIETLSLLKPDIHVKGGDYKPETLPEYATVTAYGGRVKTVSFRDGYSTTAMIERAKKP, from the coding sequence ATGAGCGTGGAAAAGATAATACGCCGCGAAGAGCTCGCGCCGCTCCTTGCTGCGGTTCGCCGCGAGGGGAAACGGGTCGTGTTCACCAACGGCTGTTTCGACATACTCCATCGCGGCCATGTGGATTATCTCGCCGAGGCCCGCTCGCTCGGGGAATTGCTTGTCGTCGCGCTTAATGACGATGCATCGGTGGTGCGTTTGAAAGGGCCGACGCGGCCGGTCAATAAACTTGCCGACAGGATGGCGGTGATCGCCGCGCTTGAATCGGTGCGCTTTGTGACCTGGTTCACCGAGGACACGCCGATAGAGACTTTATCGCTCCTTAAGCCCGACATTCATGTGAAGGGCGGGGACTACAAACCGGAAACACTTCCCGAATATGCGACGGTCACCGCCTACGGCGGACGCGTGAAAACGGTGAGCTTCCGCGACGGGTATTCGACGACGGCGATGATCGAGCGAGCAAAAAAGCCTTAA
- a CDS encoding ion transporter: MMIKPLRLPFLVKAADAVNPYIVMVSIAGLILEFTPLKTVLVSGVPVLIMVNHVIDIIFVLDFVVRMATLPIRQYFFKGYGWIDLLASIPGIALIFQGAMSFFATFKVTRIGRFFKIIRLLRFLRIFSFLNRMKGDSAFVQERIMKIGVSIVLVFIVGIALTDHFTYEHLIDLRVSAVQQKNEAFNRDVGMTRMFYGQKVLFYTEDGAVYSRDGSAVTDQKEIEHLFHRVHGEIEWNVVVPLSSSSFIAAPHVKLPLTSIVITSNDLMFKHDVIMLILIATLVGILLVIIMYMGYIFAHDMRHVHLIIDSIDANDYMLLEEEARGLSPDGSLAVIEGEDEIRSLVKMTAKLARLSEASPSAAGTEIESGTLHGVDADTVRRLVDEALAGKVIADADTLAAMTKAAAVDAVTVSTKTIAAYIKKHIGR; the protein is encoded by the coding sequence ATGATGATAAAGCCACTACGCCTGCCATTCCTGGTGAAGGCCGCCGATGCGGTGAACCCGTACATCGTCATGGTGTCCATCGCGGGGCTGATCCTTGAGTTCACACCGCTTAAGACCGTGCTTGTTTCCGGGGTGCCGGTGCTTATCATGGTCAACCACGTTATCGACATCATCTTCGTCCTCGATTTCGTTGTCCGCATGGCGACGCTCCCGATCAGGCAGTATTTCTTCAAAGGCTACGGATGGATAGACCTTCTTGCAAGTATTCCCGGTATCGCGCTTATTTTCCAGGGTGCGATGTCGTTTTTTGCGACCTTTAAGGTCACCCGCATAGGGCGTTTCTTCAAGATAATCCGCCTGCTCAGGTTCCTGCGCATATTCAGCTTTCTCAACCGGATGAAAGGCGACAGTGCGTTCGTGCAAGAACGCATCATGAAGATAGGCGTATCCATCGTCCTCGTCTTCATCGTCGGCATTGCGCTTACCGACCACTTCACCTATGAGCATCTCATCGACCTGCGCGTATCGGCGGTGCAGCAGAAGAACGAGGCGTTCAACCGCGATGTCGGCATGACGCGCATGTTCTACGGGCAGAAGGTGCTTTTCTATACCGAGGACGGAGCCGTGTACAGCCGCGATGGATCGGCCGTCACCGATCAGAAGGAGATAGAGCATCTTTTCCACCGGGTGCACGGTGAGATAGAGTGGAATGTCGTTGTGCCGCTCTCGTCGTCGTCATTCATCGCTGCGCCGCATGTGAAGCTCCCCCTCACGTCCATTGTCATCACTTCCAACGACCTCATGTTCAAGCACGATGTTATCATGCTCATCCTCATCGCAACGCTCGTGGGCATACTCCTTGTCATCATCATGTACATGGGTTATATTTTTGCGCATGATATGCGGCATGTGCATCTTATCATCGATTCCATCGACGCCAACGACTACATGCTCCTCGAAGAGGAGGCGCGCGGGCTTTCGCCCGACGGGTCGCTTGCGGTCATCGAAGGCGAGGATGAGATACGCAGCCTTGTGAAGATGACGGCGAAACTCGCCCGTCTTTCCGAGGCTTCCCCATCGGCCGCCGGAACGGAAATTGAGAGCGGCACGCTCCATGGTGTGGATGCGGATACGGTCCGTCGTCTTGTCGATGAGGCGCTCGCAGGCAAGGTGATCGCCGATGCGGATACGCTCGCCGCGATGACGAAGGCCGCCGCCGTCGACGCGGTCACGGTGAGCACGAAGACCATCGCCGCGTATATCAAGAAACATATCGGCAGGTGA
- the araD gene encoding L-ribulose-5-phosphate 4-epimerase AraD → MPAYKELKREAYEANCELPERGLVLYTFGNASAADRKRGVIAIKPSGVDYADLTWKDMVVLDISGNVIEGKHRPSSDMKTHLVLYRAFADIGGIVHTHSTYATAWAQAMRSIPCFGTTHADHLPGEVPCTAMISDAQIKKDYEEETGNQIVAAFKKKDPNETPMVLVAGHGPFTWGATAMKAAYNSVILEELAKMASITCTVDPRAGSIKRTLIEKHFNRKHGRNAYYGQGE, encoded by the coding sequence ATGCCTGCTTATAAAGAATTGAAACGCGAAGCATACGAGGCGAATTGCGAGCTCCCCGAACGCGGCCTCGTCCTGTACACCTTCGGCAATGCAAGCGCTGCCGATAGGAAGCGCGGCGTCATTGCGATAAAACCCTCCGGCGTTGATTACGCCGATCTCACCTGGAAGGATATGGTGGTGCTCGATATCAGCGGGAACGTTATCGAGGGGAAGCATCGTCCCTCGTCGGATATGAAGACCCATCTCGTCCTCTACCGCGCGTTCGCGGACATCGGCGGCATCGTGCATACGCATTCCACCTATGCCACAGCATGGGCGCAGGCGATGAGATCCATTCCCTGCTTCGGCACAACGCATGCCGATCATCTTCCCGGCGAAGTGCCGTGCACGGCGATGATATCCGACGCGCAGATCAAAAAAGATTATGAAGAAGAAACAGGTAATCAGATAGTCGCTGCATTTAAAAAGAAAGATCCGAATGAAACACCGATGGTGCTCGTCGCCGGGCATGGGCCGTTCACCTGGGGCGCTACGGCGATGAAAGCGGCATACAACAGCGTCATACTCGAAGAGCTCGCGAAAATGGCATCGATAACCTGCACAGTCGACCCGCGCGCCGGCAGCATTAAGCGCACGCTTATCGAGAAACATTTCAACCGAAAGCACGGCAGGAACGCATACTACGGCCAGGGCGAATAG
- the hflX gene encoding GTPase HflX, with translation MHAIVSREGAQSAETSLAELSLLVDTLGMNAVEKRTPRVQRIHPKHYLGAGQIEAIAARAREVNAAAVVFNNELSPSQRLNLEDMFELAVLTRTDVILRIFSMRARTNIAKLQVELARLTFEYPRLKGTWSTMSHTDAVTGKLGGPGETKLEYDRRHARERMHAIRRDLARAVKNMATGRKSRKDAFTCALVGYTNAGKSTLFNALCNESAYVEDKLFATLDTSTRKLYLGDDVRLDVVVSDTVGFIADLPHLLVESFTSTLAEVRDADLLVHVVDAEKEAVDRDMRSVEAVLAEIGAHDIPRLVVFNKCDRIDEYRSAILRTANPEALRVSARMRTGIDELKEKIKGIILSSESGTRAALRGNIV, from the coding sequence GTGCACGCCATCGTCAGCAGGGAAGGGGCGCAGTCCGCGGAAACATCGCTCGCGGAGCTTTCGCTCCTTGTCGACACGCTCGGCATGAACGCGGTGGAAAAGAGAACGCCCCGCGTGCAGCGCATACACCCCAAACATTATCTCGGTGCCGGACAGATCGAGGCCATTGCCGCCCGTGCGCGTGAGGTCAACGCGGCAGCGGTCGTGTTCAATAACGAACTCTCCCCGTCGCAGCGGCTCAATCTTGAGGATATGTTCGAGCTCGCCGTGCTTACGCGTACCGATGTCATCCTCCGGATATTCTCCATGCGTGCACGGACGAACATTGCGAAGCTGCAGGTGGAGCTTGCGCGGCTTACGTTCGAGTACCCGCGGCTTAAGGGCACATGGTCCACCATGTCGCACACCGATGCGGTGACGGGAAAGCTCGGCGGCCCCGGGGAGACAAAGCTCGAATATGACCGCCGTCATGCCCGCGAGCGAATGCATGCGATACGGCGTGATCTTGCGCGTGCCGTGAAGAACATGGCGACCGGGCGTAAATCAAGAAAGGACGCGTTCACCTGCGCCCTTGTCGGCTACACCAATGCGGGAAAAAGCACGCTGTTTAACGCGCTATGCAATGAAAGCGCCTATGTGGAGGACAAGCTCTTCGCAACGCTCGATACATCGACGAGAAAGCTCTATCTCGGGGACGATGTGCGCCTCGATGTGGTGGTGAGCGATACCGTCGGCTTCATTGCAGATCTTCCGCACCTGCTTGTGGAATCGTTCACGTCCACACTGGCCGAGGTGAGGGATGCCGATCTTCTCGTGCATGTGGTCGATGCGGAAAAAGAAGCGGTGGACCGCGATATGCGGAGCGTTGAAGCGGTACTTGCCGAGATAGGCGCACACGACATCCCGCGGCTTGTCGTATTCAACAAATGCGACCGTATCGATGAGTACCGAAGCGCGATACTTCGCACGGCGAACCCTGAAGCGCTGCGGGTGAGCGCGCGTATGCGGACGGGTATCGACGAATTGAAAGAAAAGATAAAGGGCATTATACTGTCATCCGAATCGGGAACGCGCGCTGCGCTCCGGGGGAATATCGTATGA